From Pseudorasbora parva isolate DD20220531a chromosome 25, ASM2467924v1, whole genome shotgun sequence, one genomic window encodes:
- the igf2b gene encoding insulin-like growth factor 2b, which yields MEDQLKHHSVCHTCLRTDSFLNKVMKMYWSIRMPICIVFLTLSAFEVASAETLCGGELVDALQFVCEDRGFYFSRPTSRSNSRRSQNRGIVEECCFSSCNLALLEQYCAKPAKSERDVSATSLQVIPVMPALKQEVPRKHVTVKYSKYDVWQRKAAQRLRRGVPAILRAKKFRRQAERIKAQEQLHHHRPLITLPSKLPPILLPTENYVSHK from the exons ATGGAGGACCAACTAAAACATCATTCTGTTTGCCATACCTGCTTGAGAACAGACAGTTTCTTAAATAAG GTCATGAAGATGTACTGGTCCATACGGATGCCCATTTGCATAGTGTTTTTAACCCTGTCTGCCTTCGAAGTCGCTTCAGCTGAGACGTTATGTGGCGGAGAGCTGGTGGACGCGCTGCAGTTTGTGTGCGAAGACAGAGGCTTCTATTTCA GTCGACCAACTAGCAGGTCGAACAGTCGGCGTTCTCAAAACCGTGGGATTGTGGAAGAGTGTTGTTTTAGCAGTTGCAACCTAGCTCTACTAGAACAGTACTGCGCTAAACCTGCCAAGTCAGAGAGGGACGTTTCAGCAACATCCCTACAGGTCATCCCGGTGATGCCCGCATTAAAACAG GAGGTCCCAAGAAAGCACGTGACTGTGAAATATTCCAAATACGACGTGTGGCAACGGAAGGCCGCCCAGAGGCTACGGAGGGGCGTCCCTGCCATCCTGCGGGCCAAGAAGTTTAGGCGGCAGGCGGAGAGAATCAAGGCCCAGGAGCAACTGCACCACCACAGGCCTCTCATCACGCTTCCCAGCAAGCTGCCGCCCATCCTTCTTCCCACAGAAAACTACGTCAGCCACAAGTGA